In one window of Ruminococcus albus AD2013 DNA:
- a CDS encoding HU family DNA-binding protein, whose product MNKAELINVIAEKGGYSKKEADKALATVLDSITGALENGEKVTLVGFGTFEVRDRAAKVAMNPVTKAPVDVPARKVPAFKAGSALKAVVDKK is encoded by the coding sequence ATGAACAAGGCAGAACTTATCAATGTTATCGCAGAGAAGGGCGGCTATTCTAAGAAGGAAGCTGACAAGGCTCTGGCAACAGTTCTTGATTCCATTACAGGTGCTCTGGAGAATGGCGAGAAGGTTACTCTCGTTGGTTTCGGTACATTCGAGGTTAGAGACAGAGCTGCTAAGGTAGCTATGAACCCTGTTACCAAGGCTCCTGTTGACGTTCCTGCAAGAAAGGTACCCGCATTCAAGGCAGGCAGCGCTCTCAAGGCAGTCGTTGACAAGAAGTAA
- a CDS encoding IS607 family transposase has product MTNYKPKDFAELLGVSVKTLQRWDREGILKANRTPTDRRYYTYDQYLQFKGINTENDNRQIVIYARVSTRNQKDDLQNQVSFLRQFCNAKGISVDQCIEDYGSGLNYNRKKWNELLDEVMEQKIKTIIVTHKDRFIRFGYDWFEKFCMKFNTTIVVVNNEELSPQEELVQDIVSILHVFSCRLYGLRKYKKQIEGDEEIAKELQDGN; this is encoded by the coding sequence ATCACAAATTACAAACCAAAAGATTTTGCCGAATTGTTAGGTGTTTCAGTAAAAACACTTCAACGATGGGACAGAGAAGGCATATTAAAAGCAAACCGAACCCCAACTGACAGGCGTTATTACACTTACGACCAATATCTTCAGTTTAAAGGTATAAATACAGAAAACGATAATCGTCAGATCGTTATTTATGCCAGAGTGTCTACGAGAAATCAAAAAGATGACTTACAAAATCAAGTATCCTTTTTACGACAGTTCTGTAATGCTAAAGGCATTAGTGTAGACCAATGTATTGAAGATTATGGAAGTGGTTTAAATTATAACCGTAAAAAGTGGAATGAACTATTAGATGAGGTGATGGAACAAAAAATCAAAACTATCATAGTCACACATAAAGATAGATTTATCAGGTTTGGCTATGACTGGTTTGAAAAATTCTGCATGAAGTTTAATACAACTATTGTGGTGGTAAACAATGAAGAATTATCGCCACAAGAAGAACTCGTGCAGGACATTGTTTCAATTCTTCATGTATTTTCTTGCAGGTTGTACGGACTTCGTAAGTATAAGAAACAAATAGAAGGGGATGAGGAAATTGCTAAAGAGCTTCAAGACGGAAATTAG
- a CDS encoding TVP38/TMEM64 family protein — translation MKEENTQHITEKTDTKKHLHEHRKRRNKRRVQIVTVIVILVLLTVASLASIPLVKVLRTEEGMDKLKETLETKYSGIESMLIFMLIQAVQVIIAVIPPVQIIGGVLFGWFIGFLLSFGGTMLGTFVIFMMVNKFGKPLVEAFIDEKHLTKYKFLQDESKLIKVLVILYLIPGIPKDIISYIVPLTKIKRRDFFMYVMPCRIPAILMSTTLGSNAIDGNFKTALCIIFAAIVLGIFGFLFKDSIVEKLKGHKHKS, via the coding sequence ATGAAAGAAGAAAATACACAACATATCACGGAGAAAACAGATACTAAAAAACATCTCCACGAACACAGAAAACGCCGAAACAAACGACGCGTACAAATAGTCACGGTAATAGTCATACTGGTGCTTCTAACGGTAGCCTCACTGGCATCTATACCCTTGGTAAAGGTTCTGCGTACCGAAGAAGGCATGGACAAGCTGAAAGAAACACTTGAAACCAAGTATTCAGGTATTGAGAGTATGCTGATATTCATGCTGATACAGGCAGTACAGGTCATAATCGCAGTTATCCCGCCTGTGCAGATAATCGGTGGTGTACTATTCGGCTGGTTCATAGGATTCCTGCTGTCTTTCGGTGGAACGATGCTTGGCACCTTCGTAATATTCATGATGGTCAACAAATTCGGCAAACCATTAGTAGAAGCTTTCATAGACGAAAAGCACCTGACGAAGTATAAATTTCTTCAGGACGAAAGCAAGCTGATCAAAGTGCTAGTGATACTCTACCTGATACCCGGTATACCGAAGGATATCATATCCTATATCGTACCGCTGACAAAAATCAAAAGACGTGATTTTTTCATGTACGTCATGCCATGCCGAATCCCCGCGATCCTGATGTCAACGACCCTCGGCAGCAATGCGATAGACGGTAATTTCAAGACTGCACTTTGCATTATTTTCGCAGCGATAGTTCTTGGAATATTCGGATTTCTTTTCAAGGACAGCATAGTTGAAAAGCTGAAGGGGCACAAACACAAGTCATAA
- a CDS encoding DUF4317 domain-containing protein, with amino-acid sequence MNKKEIAEIKKNFSDDCNFFTINRVVTAFVDAEKNIKCKTNQLYNIMPQDESELILANLKKTLSGKIGSNLLEYPFPKNAILEGGQQQFLWGVLKSKLADEEIVDNFLNTIVEKVEYVSTYSIFTAHCTYSVLKKTKMDEIDEDSDSSDYNFIITAICPVNLRIDGLIYNEEQNAIAKKESTDRIIELPTDGFLFPLFNDRAPDVNGVLYYCKNAKKPNTSMIEEFLGCEFTMTGQNEKEVFHSILGKVVGDELDYNMITKVNDKIQNYIDQTSHETEIATIDSQKMNSILWEAGVSQEKLADLDRVFEQATDKKPLTAVNLVENKTVVSVPSITVNIGKGGADKVKTQIIGGRNCLVIALDDPEISINGLEMRFVDKKPANAPAQPAPAEEIPPAPVSETPDDDSAAPF; translated from the coding sequence ATGAACAAAAAGGAAATAGCCGAGATCAAGAAAAACTTCAGCGATGACTGCAATTTCTTTACGATAAACCGAGTAGTAACTGCATTTGTCGATGCTGAAAAAAACATAAAATGCAAGACCAACCAGCTTTACAACATCATGCCGCAGGACGAAAGCGAACTTATCCTTGCGAACCTGAAAAAGACACTCAGCGGCAAAATAGGTTCAAATCTGCTGGAATACCCTTTCCCGAAAAATGCTATACTCGAAGGCGGACAGCAGCAGTTTCTGTGGGGTGTGCTCAAAAGCAAGCTTGCAGACGAAGAGATCGTAGACAATTTTCTGAACACGATAGTTGAAAAAGTCGAGTACGTTTCAACATACAGCATATTCACCGCACACTGCACTTATTCGGTGCTGAAAAAGACAAAGATGGATGAGATAGATGAGGATAGCGATTCCTCCGATTACAACTTCATCATCACTGCAATATGCCCTGTAAATCTGCGTATCGACGGTCTTATCTACAATGAAGAGCAGAATGCCATCGCAAAAAAAGAAAGCACCGACAGGATAATCGAGCTTCCCACAGACGGTTTCCTCTTCCCGCTTTTCAACGACCGTGCACCAGATGTGAACGGCGTGCTTTACTACTGCAAAAACGCCAAGAAGCCCAATACTTCTATGATAGAAGAATTTCTGGGCTGTGAGTTCACCATGACGGGTCAGAACGAAAAGGAAGTATTCCATTCGATACTCGGCAAAGTTGTTGGTGACGAACTGGATTACAACATGATAACCAAGGTCAATGATAAAATTCAGAATTACATCGACCAGACCTCACATGAGACCGAGATAGCCACTATCGACAGCCAGAAGATGAATTCGATACTTTGGGAGGCAGGTGTAAGTCAGGAAAAACTCGCCGACCTTGACAGAGTATTCGAGCAGGCTACCGACAAAAAGCCGCTTACTGCTGTTAACCTTGTGGAGAACAAGACTGTGGTTTCAGTGCCAAGCATAACCGTAAATATCGGCAAGGGAGGTGCTGACAAGGTCAAGACCCAGATCATAGGCGGCAGAAATTGCCTTGTTATAGCACTTGATGACCCCGAGATATCTATTAACGGTCTGGAAATGCGCTTTGTGGACAAAAAGCCCGCAAATGCTCCCGCACAGCCTGCACCGGCAGAGGAAATACCACCTGCTCCCGTCAGCGAGACACCAGATGACGACAGCGCAGCACCATTCTGA
- a CDS encoding DUF6572 domain-containing protein, translating to MDKYYNIENTDTIDGLAYKEQTKMLILQLADGMDWSDAAGHFELLRQKLNTYLWYIDSKQYEEKYPDVERVELRVSFMFKEPDACLKMYEKTSEVLSRIFENSALIVERGKRD from the coding sequence ATGGATAAATATTACAATATTGAAAATACAGATACTATTGACGGTCTGGCTTATAAAGAACAGACAAAAATGCTGATACTCCAATTGGCTGACGGTATGGACTGGTCTGATGCAGCAGGTCATTTTGAACTATTGCGGCAAAAGCTGAATACCTATCTGTGGTACATAGATTCAAAGCAGTATGAAGAAAAATACCCCGATGTTGAGAGGGTAGAGCTTCGCGTCAGCTTTATGTTCAAGGAGCCTGATGCTTGTCTTAAAATGTATGAAAAAACAAGCGAGGTACTGAGCAGGATATTTGAGAATTCAGCTCTGATAGTTGAACGAGGGAAGCGTGACTGA
- a CDS encoding RNA-binding S4 domain-containing protein, with protein sequence MRLDKYLKVTRLIKRRTVANEACDEGRIMVNGKVARASYDVKIGDIIEIGLGQRPIKVKVLNVTEYVKKENAAENYEVIG encoded by the coding sequence ATGAGATTAGATAAATATCTTAAAGTCACAAGATTAATAAAGCGCCGCACCGTTGCTAATGAAGCCTGTGATGAGGGCAGAATAATGGTCAACGGCAAGGTAGCAAGAGCTTCGTATGATGTTAAGATCGGTGATATCATCGAAATAGGTCTGGGACAGCGTCCTATCAAAGTAAAGGTGCTGAATGTCACCGAATACGTCAAAAAGGAAAATGCTGCGGAGAATTACGAAGTAATAGGCTGA
- a CDS encoding polysaccharide biosynthesis C-terminal domain-containing protein, with the protein MKKQGFLKGSAILVGMVAVTKVLGLIYKVPLANILGGTGMGYFSAAFSLFTPVFALAAAGICPAMAKLTAEKAALGRYADLRRQRSTSLMIYTFNTLTVCIGLYAVVRFGTIDVSVRYALYCLVPSLLFCGVMNVERGYFEGLGNMMPTAISEIAETLFRLVFGLGLAVYIRRYAIESYEQSGVVFGAVCESLSQAEQAALPYIAAGAVLGSSIASFLACGGLLLYTAFHGDGLTVDMLASDPVTESRRHHAKELMGLSFPIALAAVVTTLTGMLDMLTLPKCLAFAISRSPQSYEMFAKIGKSELPNFLYGSYEGLAVMLYGLVPTLTAMLGKSVLPSVTESLTKHDKSGLKRDLRRMLTLSATAAIPCGLGITVMSSEILELLFSGRKPECLAAQQPLMILGISVIGCSMALPCFTVIQALGRPSCVTAIMLIGAIIKLVLNIALVPLLGLNGAAISELVRSIFVCAAAISIISKLTGSEIGVIKLCIRPFYAGVMCAVSSRLVFDALARFGIGEKLCAAGGIIGGGVVCLTVLALLFDESIVVRSVRKSRKAEKKRPFSGHRIGLSRGIFVLYL; encoded by the coding sequence ATGAAAAAACAGGGATTTTTGAAAGGCAGTGCCATACTTGTGGGAATGGTGGCTGTGACTAAAGTACTGGGGCTTATATATAAAGTACCGCTGGCAAATATACTTGGCGGAACCGGTATGGGTTACTTCTCGGCGGCGTTTTCTTTGTTTACGCCTGTGTTTGCACTTGCGGCGGCGGGGATTTGTCCTGCAATGGCAAAGCTTACGGCAGAAAAAGCTGCACTGGGCAGATACGCAGACCTCAGGCGGCAAAGGAGTACTTCGCTGATGATATATACATTTAATACTTTGACCGTTTGTATAGGTTTGTATGCGGTGGTAAGGTTTGGTACAATAGACGTAAGTGTTCGTTATGCTTTGTACTGTCTTGTACCATCATTGCTTTTCTGTGGTGTGATGAACGTTGAGCGAGGCTATTTTGAAGGTCTTGGAAACATGATGCCTACCGCTATATCGGAGATAGCCGAAACTTTATTCAGGTTGGTATTTGGGTTGGGACTTGCTGTTTATATCAGGAGATATGCCATTGAAAGCTATGAACAAAGCGGCGTTGTTTTCGGTGCGGTTTGTGAAAGTTTATCACAGGCAGAACAGGCAGCACTGCCTTATATAGCGGCAGGGGCAGTGCTTGGTTCGTCAATTGCTTCTTTCCTTGCCTGCGGAGGATTGCTGTTGTATACGGCGTTCCACGGCGATGGTCTGACAGTTGATATGCTGGCTTCAGACCCTGTTACGGAAAGCCGGAGACATCACGCAAAAGAACTGATGGGGCTTTCTTTTCCGATAGCGCTTGCTGCTGTTGTAACAACTCTTACTGGTATGCTCGATATGCTGACATTGCCGAAATGCCTTGCTTTTGCTATAAGCAGATCACCGCAGAGTTATGAAATGTTTGCGAAAATAGGAAAAAGTGAACTTCCGAATTTTCTGTACGGATCATACGAAGGACTTGCTGTAATGCTTTACGGGCTTGTACCTACGCTGACAGCTATGCTTGGAAAGAGTGTTCTGCCCTCAGTTACTGAAAGTCTTACTAAACATGATAAGTCAGGCTTGAAACGTGACCTGCGGCGTATGCTGACTCTTTCTGCCACAGCCGCCATACCCTGCGGACTTGGAATTACAGTAATGTCTTCAGAGATACTTGAACTGCTGTTTTCAGGACGAAAACCGGAGTGTCTTGCGGCACAGCAGCCGCTGATGATACTTGGGATATCTGTTATTGGCTGTTCGATGGCTTTGCCGTGTTTTACAGTCATCCAAGCACTGGGGAGACCATCTTGCGTTACTGCAATAATGCTGATTGGTGCGATAATAAAACTGGTACTGAATATTGCACTCGTACCATTATTGGGATTAAACGGCGCGGCAATATCAGAACTTGTGCGGAGTATTTTCGTATGTGCCGCAGCTATTTCCATTATAAGCAAATTGACGGGTTCGGAAATCGGTGTTATAAAGCTGTGCATCAGACCTTTTTATGCGGGCGTGATGTGTGCAGTGTCCTCAAGGCTTGTATTTGATGCACTTGCAAGGTTTGGAATCGGTGAAAAACTCTGTGCCGCAGGTGGGATCATCGGCGGGGGAGTGGTATGTCTGACAGTACTTGCACTTTTATTTGATGAAAGCATTGTAGTACGGAGCGTGAGAAAATCGCGTAAAGCCGAAAAAAAACGCCCCTTTAGTGGTCACAGGATAGGCTTGTCAAGAGGAATTTTTGTACTATATTTATAA
- a CDS encoding 5'-methylthioadenosine/adenosylhomocysteine nucleosidase yields the protein MFKNKDLYTVGVIGAMKPEVDAIKGLLKDGSTYTVSGIEFVYGELFGMNVVAAVCGIGKVFAAICAEAMIVTFKTDVIINAGVGGSLTDKLDIGDAGIASAVVQHDMDTTPFGDPKGMISGINKVYFECDAHCVDLLASAADEIGVRNEKGVIASGDCFVNSSAKRDELRSEFNAIICEMESGAIGHVCYVNEVPFCVLRTVSDNGDDDSHNDYAQSLAKAAKAELDILVGFLKKLGAEKN from the coding sequence ATGTTTAAGAATAAGGATCTGTATACAGTCGGCGTTATCGGCGCGATGAAGCCCGAAGTCGATGCAATAAAAGGACTGCTTAAAGACGGAAGTACATATACTGTCAGTGGCATAGAGTTCGTTTACGGCGAACTTTTTGGTATGAACGTTGTTGCCGCGGTATGTGGTATTGGTAAGGTTTTTGCTGCTATATGTGCTGAGGCTATGATAGTCACATTCAAGACAGATGTCATCATAAACGCAGGTGTTGGCGGTTCACTGACGGATAAACTTGATATCGGTGATGCAGGTATCGCTTCGGCGGTAGTACAGCACGATATGGATACCACTCCATTCGGTGACCCCAAGGGTATGATATCAGGTATAAACAAGGTGTATTTTGAATGCGATGCCCACTGTGTTGATCTGCTTGCTTCTGCAGCTGATGAAATTGGTGTCAGGAACGAAAAGGGTGTTATTGCCTCTGGTGACTGCTTTGTTAACAGCAGTGCCAAGAGAGATGAACTCAGGAGTGAGTTCAACGCGATAATCTGCGAAATGGAAAGCGGTGCCATAGGTCATGTATGCTATGTCAACGAAGTTCCTTTCTGCGTGCTGAGAACTGTATCCGATAACGGCGATGATGATTCCCACAACGATTATGCTCAGTCCCTTGCTAAGGCTGCAAAGGCTGAACTGGATATACTTGTCGGCTTTCTTAAAAAGCTCGGCGCTGAGAAAAACTAA
- a CDS encoding D-alanyl-D-alanine carboxypeptidase family protein has protein sequence MKNSNRKGGAAVVALLVMIIIVAVSCALMVVTGRKMIKPNESVSSPATADYDTTPTDEETTAEDDLAELIPEPKPSMLPGVSDKYETVNLKDITCEKAILLDSESNEILAGVKYNERIYPASLTKLMTLLVAVENIDDMNAKYKFTKKDIEPLQEENASCAGFVAGDEVTMEDLLYAAILPSGADGTIGLANAIAGNEKNFVKLMNDKVAELGLTDTNFANASGLHHKQHYTTAQDIAVITKACMENKTCRKVLCTKTWTTNPTKEFKDGIELDSIFHSRFDGYFIDTDQDGSDDAKILGGKTGFTDEAGYTLATVVEYKGKEYITVTTKSDTYFDSVEDSILIFENYLPGAVGTPDDRKEKEPDTDSSDESEEEVNEGTFITLKEKDNSSKSDDDDDSSSRPVPDEDVEA, from the coding sequence ATGAAGAACAGTAACCGTAAGGGCGGCGCCGCAGTTGTCGCTCTGCTGGTAATGATCATCATCGTGGCAGTAAGCTGCGCACTGATGGTAGTTACAGGCAGAAAGATGATCAAACCCAACGAAAGTGTGAGCTCACCCGCGACCGCAGACTATGACACCACCCCCACCGACGAGGAAACAACTGCCGAGGACGATCTGGCAGAACTGATACCCGAGCCGAAGCCCTCAATGCTTCCCGGTGTATCAGACAAGTATGAAACAGTAAATCTTAAAGATATCACCTGCGAAAAAGCTATTCTGCTGGACAGCGAATCCAATGAGATACTGGCAGGCGTTAAGTATAACGAGAGGATCTATCCCGCATCTCTGACAAAGCTGATGACCCTGCTTGTAGCGGTTGAAAATATCGATGATATGAACGCCAAGTACAAGTTCACCAAAAAGGACATCGAACCCCTGCAGGAAGAAAACGCAAGCTGCGCAGGCTTCGTGGCAGGCGATGAAGTTACTATGGAAGATCTGCTTTATGCAGCTATTCTTCCCAGCGGAGCTGACGGCACTATCGGTCTTGCAAATGCTATTGCAGGCAACGAAAAGAACTTTGTCAAGCTGATGAACGACAAGGTAGCCGAACTCGGACTCACCGATACCAATTTTGCTAACGCAAGCGGTCTGCATCACAAGCAGCACTACACCACTGCTCAGGATATAGCAGTTATAACAAAAGCCTGCATGGAAAACAAAACCTGCCGCAAAGTACTCTGCACAAAGACATGGACCACAAATCCTACTAAGGAATTTAAAGACGGTATCGAGCTTGACAGCATTTTCCACTCTCGTTTTGACGGCTACTTTATCGACACCGATCAGGACGGCAGCGACGATGCAAAGATACTTGGCGGTAAGACAGGTTTCACCGATGAAGCAGGTTACACCCTTGCAACTGTAGTTGAATACAAGGGCAAGGAATATATCACAGTTACCACAAAGAGCGATACGTACTTTGATTCTGTTGAAGATTCCATACTCATCTTTGAAAACTATCTGCCCGGCGCAGTCGGTACTCCCGATGACCGCAAGGAAAAGGAGCCCGATACCGACAGCAGCGATGAATCGGAGGAAGAAGTTAACGAAGGCACATTCATCACTCTCAAGGAAAAAGATAACAGCAGCAAGAGCGATGATGACGATGACAGCAGTTCAAGACCCGTTCCCGACGAGGACGTTGAAGCATAA
- a CDS encoding RNA-guided endonuclease InsQ/TnpB family protein codes for MLKSFKTEISPTLEQKAKINKTIGTCRYVYNFYLTHNKELYDKGEKFMSGKSFSVWLNNEYLPNNPDKLWIKEVSSKSVKKSIEDGCAAFTKFFKHQSGYPNYKKKDKSDVKMYFVKNNPKDCACERHRINIPTLGWVKLKEKGYIPTTKDGWKIKSGTVSKKAGRYYVSALVEIPDNKITKNSSEGIGIDLGLKDLAIISNGKTFKNINKSGKVKKLEKQLRREQRCLSRKYENLKKGESTQKNIQKQKLKVQKLYHRIDNIRTDYINKTIAEIVKTKPSYITIEDLNVKGMMKNRHLSKTVAAQKFYEFRAKLQVKCNENGIELRVVDRWYPSSKICHCCGCIKKDLRLSDRIYRCSCGYVEDRDLNAALNLKDAMTYEVA; via the coding sequence TTGCTAAAGAGCTTCAAGACGGAAATTAGTCCAACATTGGAACAGAAAGCTAAAATCAATAAGACTATTGGAACTTGCAGATACGTTTATAACTTTTATCTTACTCATAACAAAGAACTTTACGATAAAGGCGAAAAGTTCATGAGTGGAAAGAGTTTTAGCGTCTGGCTAAATAACGAATATCTTCCAAATAATCCAGATAAACTATGGATTAAGGAAGTAAGTTCTAAATCTGTAAAGAAATCTATTGAAGATGGATGTGCTGCTTTTACAAAATTTTTTAAGCATCAAAGCGGTTATCCCAACTATAAGAAAAAGGATAAATCTGATGTGAAAATGTATTTTGTAAAGAATAATCCAAAAGATTGTGCTTGTGAAAGACATAGAATAAATATCCCTACTCTTGGTTGGGTAAAACTTAAAGAAAAGGGTTATATACCAACAACTAAAGATGGTTGGAAAATCAAAAGCGGTACAGTTTCTAAAAAAGCAGGAAGATATTATGTATCTGCACTTGTAGAAATACCTGACAACAAAATCACCAAAAACAGCAGCGAAGGTATCGGTATTGATTTAGGATTAAAGGATTTAGCGATTATTTCTAATGGTAAAACATTCAAGAATATCAACAAGTCTGGCAAAGTTAAGAAACTTGAAAAACAATTACGAAGAGAGCAAAGATGTCTTTCTCGCAAATATGAAAATTTAAAGAAAGGAGAGTCCACTCAAAAAAATATACAAAAACAAAAGCTCAAAGTACAGAAACTTTATCATAGGATAGATAATATCCGTACTGACTACATCAATAAGACAATCGCTGAGATAGTAAAAACCAAGCCATCTTATATAACGATTGAGGATTTGAATGTAAAAGGAATGATGAAGAACAGGCATCTTTCAAAAACGGTTGCGGCACAGAAGTTTTATGAATTCAGAGCGAAACTTCAGGTCAAATGCAACGAAAATGGTATTGAATTAAGAGTTGTAGACAGATGGTATCCATCATCTAAAATTTGCCACTGTTGCGGATGCATCAAGAAAGATTTAAGGCTTTCAGATAGAATCTATAGATGCAGTTGTGGTTATGTCGAAGACAGAGATCTCAATGCTGCCCTTAATTTGAAAGATGCCATGACTTACGAAGTTGCATAA
- a CDS encoding pyridoxamine 5'-phosphate oxidase family protein, which produces MKQITEMLKKVGVFYIATTDANGDPHVRPFGAVAEIDGMTCICTSNQKKCFKEMMRHSRVEISGMCGEMEWIRLTADVVELDSDEVRAAFLEQCPQLRGLYSVGDGIFEVLELQDPECIKYSFNAPPENI; this is translated from the coding sequence ATGAAACAGATTACAGAAATGCTGAAAAAGGTAGGCGTATTCTATATCGCTACTACCGATGCAAACGGTGATCCCCATGTACGTCCCTTTGGTGCGGTGGCTGAGATCGATGGAATGACTTGTATCTGTACCAGCAACCAGAAGAAATGCTTTAAGGAAATGATGCGTCACAGCAGAGTAGAGATAAGCGGTATGTGCGGCGAGATGGAGTGGATAAGACTCACTGCTGATGTGGTTGAGCTTGACAGCGATGAAGTTAGAGCCGCTTTTCTGGAGCAGTGCCCTCAGCTAAGAGGTCTGTACAGTGTGGGCGACGGTATTTTTGAGGTTCTCGAACTTCAGGATCCTGAGTGCATCAAGTATTCGTTTAATGCACCTCCCGAGAATATCTGA
- the mazG gene encoding nucleoside triphosphate pyrophosphohydrolase — translation MEKKSVDELIESLPKKERYNMDDLVDLVTVLRDQEKGCPWDKVQTHSTIKKDLLEEVYEVMEAIDFDSPEMMREELGDVLLQVIFHVVLEDEKNHFVLEDVITELCQKLIIRHPHVFGDVQADTVDKVLSNWDSIKKDTKGQESFTDTLKSVPKNFPALMRSQKLGKRAARAGVDFEKSEEDGTELDLYAAIESSLNRVKLADQKEEDASGEIGELLFLCSNLARRLDCDAEECLADSCNSFVKRFEDLEKHSADISEVSAEELYSYKGN, via the coding sequence TTGGAAAAAAAGTCTGTTGATGAACTTATTGAGAGCCTTCCTAAAAAGGAGCGCTACAACATGGATGATCTGGTTGATCTGGTAACGGTTCTGCGTGATCAGGAAAAGGGATGTCCGTGGGATAAGGTCCAGACTCACAGTACAATAAAAAAGGACCTGCTTGAAGAGGTCTATGAAGTCATGGAGGCTATCGACTTCGATTCTCCCGAGATGATGAGGGAGGAACTTGGAGATGTGCTTTTACAGGTGATATTCCATGTGGTGCTGGAAGATGAGAAAAATCATTTCGTGCTGGAAGATGTTATCACCGAACTTTGTCAGAAGCTGATAATACGTCACCCTCATGTTTTCGGTGATGTGCAGGCTGATACCGTTGACAAGGTGCTCAGCAACTGGGATTCCATAAAAAAGGATACCAAGGGGCAGGAGAGTTTCACAGATACTTTGAAGAGCGTTCCTAAGAATTTCCCCGCACTTATGCGTTCGCAGAAACTCGGAAAGAGAGCTGCAAGGGCAGGGGTAGATTTTGAAAAGTCCGAAGAGGACGGCACTGAGCTTGATCTGTATGCGGCTATCGAGTCATCGCTTAACAGAGTGAAATTGGCAGATCAGAAAGAAGAGGATGCTTCGGGCGAGATAGGTGAGCTGCTTTTCCTTTGCTCCAATCTTGCAAGAAGGCTTGACTGTGACGCTGAGGAATGTCTGGCAGACAGCTGCAACAGCTTTGTAAAAAGGTTTGAGGATCTTGAAAAGCACAGCGCAGATATATCGGAAGTATCAGCCGAAGAGCTGTACTCATATAAAGGAAATTAA
- a CDS encoding S-ribosylhomocysteine lyase gives MELIASFQVNHLDLFPGLYVSRRDCKGEAVTTTFDMRMTAPNREPVMDTPAMHTIEHLGATFLRSCPVKDDVVYFGPMGCRTGFYVIFFGAQTSESVYDTIVDMCKFILDFEGDIPGAKPEECGNYSEQNLNMAKYYIRRYLNDLTENKRFVYPK, from the coding sequence ATGGAACTGATTGCAAGCTTTCAGGTAAATCACCTTGATCTTTTCCCAGGACTGTATGTGTCCCGCAGAGATTGCAAGGGTGAAGCTGTGACTACTACTTTTGATATGAGAATGACCGCTCCCAACCGCGAGCCGGTTATGGATACTCCTGCGATGCATACGATAGAGCATCTTGGCGCGACATTTCTCCGCAGTTGTCCCGTCAAGGATGATGTTGTTTACTTCGGACCAATGGGCTGCCGTACAGGATTTTATGTGATCTTCTTCGGCGCACAGACATCCGAGAGCGTTTATGATACTATCGTTGATATGTGCAAGTTCATACTTGATTTTGAAGGTGATATCCCCGGTGCAAAGCCTGAGGAATGCGGAAACTATTCCGAGCAGAACCTCAATATGGCTAAGTACTACATCAGACGCTACCTTAACGACCTCACTGAGAACAAAAGATTCGTTTACCCTAAATGA